A DNA window from Mycobacterium sp. IDR2000157661 contains the following coding sequences:
- a CDS encoding Lrp/AsnC family transcriptional regulator: MSERSSTSRGRQAGSLKDVRPVALDDVDRRILTVLHRDARVSNNTLADQVGIAPSTCHGRVRRLQDLGVIRGFYTDIDPAAIGLHLQAMISVSLQSSARGKISSFIEQIRRMPQVMDVYFLAGADDFILHVAARDTDDLRSFVVDNLNADADVAGTQTSLIFEHLRGASPL; the protein is encoded by the coding sequence ATGAGCGAAAGATCGTCAACATCGAGGGGTCGGCAGGCCGGCTCGTTGAAGGATGTTCGGCCGGTCGCGCTCGACGATGTCGATCGCCGGATCCTGACCGTTCTGCATCGCGACGCGCGGGTCTCCAACAACACGCTGGCCGACCAGGTGGGCATCGCGCCGTCGACCTGCCACGGGCGGGTGCGCAGGCTGCAGGATCTGGGCGTGATCCGCGGGTTCTACACCGACATCGATCCGGCGGCGATCGGGCTGCACCTGCAGGCGATGATCTCGGTGAGCCTGCAGTCCAGCGCCCGCGGCAAGATCAGCAGCTTCATCGAGCAGATCCGGCGCATGCCCCAGGTGATGGACGTGTACTTCCTCGCAGGGGCCGACGATTTCATCCTGCACGTCGCCGCGCGCGACACCGACGATCTGCGCTCCTTCGTGGTGGACAACCTCAACGCCGACGCGGATGTGGCCGGTACGCAGACGTCGTTGATCTTCGAGCACCTGCGGGGCGCATCGCCGCTGTGA